Proteins encoded in a region of the Rickettsia bellii RML369-C genome:
- the thrS gene encoding threonine--tRNA ligase, with the protein MINISFPDGSVKQFEKNITAFEIAVVISTSLAKAAMIAEINGDLKDLSTQIDNDCRLRILTAKDPECLEVIRHDAAHLTAEAVKELFPETQVTIGPAIENGYYYDFARDKPFTTDDLAVIEAKMHELAKKNEKVTRELWDREKAVEFFKSIGEHYKAEIIASIPSNEPISLYRQGNFIDLCRGPHAPSTGFVKHFKLMKVAGAYWRGDSRNEVLQRIYGTAWATKEQLESYLFMLEEAEKRDHRKLGKELDLFHFQEEAQGMVFWHDKGWSVYNTIEQYIRRKIRKNGYIEVKTPVLVDKSLWELSGHWEKFRDDMFALETDDKTLALKPMNCPCHVQIFKQGIKSYRDLPLRMSEFGLCHRNEASGALHGLMRVRSLVQDDAHIFCAEEQITDETVSFCKLLTEVYKDFGFTDIKVKFSDRPEVRAGSSETWDKAENALKEAVEKAGYSYTLNPGEGAFYGPKLEFVLTDAIGRQWQCGTLQMDFVLPERLDASYVAASGEKKRPVMLHRAILGSLERFIGILIEEYAGRFPLWLAPVQVAIATITSDLNDYALEVQKALIESGVRVDINISPDKINYKIREFSNQKVPMIAVIGKQEKENKQVTIRRLGTTEQEVLSIEQLIEYIREENSKYI; encoded by the coding sequence ATGATAAATATTTCTTTCCCTGATGGGAGTGTAAAACAGTTTGAAAAAAATATTACAGCGTTTGAGATAGCGGTAGTTATTTCAACATCGCTTGCTAAAGCAGCAATGATTGCTGAGATTAATGGCGATCTTAAGGATTTAAGTACTCAAATCGATAATGATTGCCGCTTACGTATTTTAACTGCTAAAGATCCTGAATGTCTTGAAGTTATAAGGCACGATGCCGCACATTTAACAGCAGAAGCGGTAAAAGAATTATTTCCTGAAACACAAGTAACAATTGGTCCTGCTATTGAAAATGGTTATTACTATGATTTTGCTAGGGATAAACCTTTTACTACTGATGATTTAGCAGTTATAGAAGCTAAGATGCATGAGCTTGCTAAAAAGAATGAGAAAGTAACAAGAGAATTATGGGATAGGGAAAAGGCTGTAGAGTTTTTTAAATCGATAGGTGAGCATTACAAAGCTGAAATTATTGCCTCCATCCCGTCAAATGAGCCTATTAGTTTATACAGGCAAGGTAATTTTATTGATTTATGCCGAGGTCCGCACGCTCCATCTACCGGCTTTGTTAAACATTTCAAACTAATGAAAGTTGCGGGAGCTTATTGGCGTGGTGATAGCCGAAATGAGGTGTTGCAGCGTATATATGGTACGGCTTGGGCTACTAAAGAGCAGCTAGAGAGCTATTTATTCATGCTCGAAGAAGCTGAAAAGCGTGACCATAGAAAATTAGGAAAAGAGCTTGATTTATTCCATTTTCAGGAAGAAGCTCAAGGAATGGTATTTTGGCACGATAAGGGTTGGAGTGTATATAATACTATTGAGCAATATATTAGAAGAAAGATTCGTAAGAACGGTTATATTGAGGTTAAAACTCCTGTTTTAGTTGATAAAAGTCTTTGGGAGCTTTCGGGGCATTGGGAAAAATTCCGTGATGATATGTTCGCTTTAGAAACAGACGATAAGACACTTGCTTTAAAGCCGATGAACTGCCCTTGTCACGTACAGATTTTTAAACAAGGTATTAAAAGTTATCGAGATTTGCCGCTTCGTATGTCAGAATTTGGCTTGTGCCATCGTAATGAGGCGTCAGGTGCTTTACATGGTTTGATGAGAGTGCGAAGTTTAGTGCAAGATGATGCGCATATATTTTGTGCGGAGGAGCAAATTACTGATGAAACAGTTAGCTTTTGTAAGTTACTGACAGAGGTTTATAAGGATTTCGGCTTTACTGATATAAAGGTAAAATTCTCTGATCGTCCGGAGGTTAGAGCAGGGAGTAGCGAGACTTGGGATAAGGCTGAGAATGCTCTAAAAGAGGCAGTAGAGAAAGCTGGTTATAGCTATACATTAAACCCGGGCGAGGGTGCTTTTTATGGTCCTAAGCTTGAATTCGTGTTAACCGATGCAATAGGGCGTCAATGGCAATGTGGAACTCTGCAAATGGATTTTGTTTTGCCTGAGCGTTTAGATGCTAGCTATGTTGCAGCAAGCGGTGAGAAAAAAAGACCTGTGATGTTACATAGGGCAATACTTGGTTCGCTTGAGCGTTTTATTGGGATATTAATTGAAGAATATGCCGGGCGTTTTCCTTTATGGCTTGCTCCTGTACAGGTTGCAATAGCTACCATTACAAGTGATTTAAACGATTATGCTTTAGAAGTACAAAAAGCTTTAATTGAGAGTGGCGTGCGAGTTGATATTAATATATCACCCGATAAAATTAACTATAAAATTCGTGAATTTTCCAACCAGAAAGTACCAATGATTGCGGTAATCGGAAAACAAGAAAAAGAGAATAAACAAGTAACTATTCGAAGACTCGGCACTACGGAACAAGAAGTATTATCGATCGAGCAGTTGATAGAGTATATTAGGGAAGAGAACAGTAAGTATATTTAG
- a CDS encoding HdaA/DnaA family protein: MQYIFPFNNSSKYHPEEFIVSESNALVYNALQNWQNSFGVNPYKLTLLIKGPASSGKTYLTKIWQNLSNAYIIKDIFFDDKILANHTAFIIEDIENWQETALLHLFNLINEKQKYLLLTSNNKGKNFTLPDLSSRINSILNVLLYPPDDELIKILIFKHFATSSVTISQIVIDFLLVNLPREYNRILEILEYINNFALTSKRKITIPLVKEALSFVNISY, encoded by the coding sequence ATGCAATATATATTTCCTTTTAATAATTCTTCAAAATATCATCCTGAAGAATTTATTGTTTCTGAGTCTAATGCTCTAGTTTATAATGCTTTGCAAAATTGGCAGAATAGCTTTGGTGTTAATCCTTATAAACTTACTTTACTAATAAAAGGACCTGCCTCTTCAGGCAAAACCTATCTAACCAAAATATGGCAAAATTTAAGCAATGCTTATATAATCAAAGATATTTTTTTTGATGATAAGATTTTAGCAAATCATACTGCTTTCATTATTGAGGATATAGAAAATTGGCAGGAAACAGCATTGCTTCATCTATTTAATCTTATTAATGAAAAGCAAAAATATCTTTTACTTACATCTAATAATAAAGGTAAAAATTTTACCTTACCTGATCTATCATCACGTATTAATTCTATATTAAATGTTCTGCTTTATCCTCCTGACGATGAATTAATTAAAATTTTAATATTTAAACATTTTGCTACATCTTCTGTAACAATATCACAAATAGTAATAGATTTTTTATTAGTGAATTTGCCTAGAGAATATAACAGAATTTTAGAAATATTAGAGTATATCAATAACTTTGCGTTAACTTCTAAGAGAAAAATAACTATTCCATTAGTTAAAGAAGCTTTAAGTTTTGTAAATATTTCTTACTAA
- a CDS encoding MFS transporter — MGRKPVIIITTIMMACTCIGMAILLSYDEIGFAATIMVTLFRAIQGISSSTEVVGAQLYITEMVKPPMQYPAVASVTIFSTLGTLAALGVATIVTSGNLNWRYAFVFGALVAITGTMARTTLKETPDFIDAKRRIKSSLEKTGLDPKQIDNNDILKQKTNLKTFISYFVIQCTGPVWLYFAYFYCGNILTENFGYSPAEVIKHNFFISIGDVIGGILLTYLSYKIYPLKILRTTFYIFVIFLCFSPIIMQNLAPNYLMLIQLYFLIFAPGYFPATAIFYKHFPVFKRFTHTSFIFAISRALMYIITSFGLAYLTEIFGYIGILMIMVPVTIFYYLGLRHFEKLEKQVNNFNIA, encoded by the coding sequence ATAGGGCGTAAACCGGTAATTATAATTACGACTATAATGATGGCTTGCACCTGTATTGGTATGGCTATTCTTCTTTCTTATGATGAAATAGGTTTTGCTGCTACAATAATGGTTACACTTTTTAGAGCTATTCAAGGTATTTCCTCCTCTACTGAGGTAGTTGGTGCTCAACTTTATATTACGGAAATGGTAAAACCTCCTATGCAATATCCTGCTGTAGCGTCAGTCACAATTTTTTCTACCCTTGGAACTTTAGCAGCACTTGGAGTAGCTACTATCGTAACTTCCGGAAATTTAAATTGGCGTTATGCTTTTGTATTTGGTGCGTTGGTAGCTATTACCGGTACTATGGCACGTACAACGCTTAAAGAAACTCCTGACTTTATTGATGCAAAGAGAAGAATAAAATCTAGTCTAGAAAAAACCGGTTTAGACCCAAAACAAATCGATAATAATGATATTTTAAAACAAAAAACGAATTTAAAAACTTTTATTTCTTATTTTGTAATTCAATGTACTGGACCCGTATGGCTTTATTTTGCTTATTTTTACTGTGGAAATATTTTAACAGAAAATTTTGGATATAGTCCTGCTGAAGTAATTAAACATAATTTTTTTATTTCAATTGGAGATGTTATCGGTGGCATATTATTAACTTATCTTAGTTATAAAATATACCCTTTAAAAATATTAAGAACAACATTTTATATTTTTGTAATATTTCTTTGTTTTTCACCTATAATAATGCAGAATTTAGCTCCTAATTATTTAATGCTAATTCAATTATATTTTCTTATATTTGCTCCTGGTTATTTTCCAGCTACGGCAATTTTTTATAAACATTTTCCGGTATTTAAACGCTTCACGCATACTAGCTTTATATTTGCTATATCACGTGCACTTATGTATATCATTACGTCATTTGGGCTTGCTTATTTAACGGAAATTTTTGGATATATTGGAATATTAATGATTATGGTGCCTGTAACAATATTCTATTATCTAGGATTACGCCATTTTGAAAAATTAGAAAAACAGGTTAATAATTTTAATATCGCTTGA
- the mraZ gene encoding division/cell wall cluster transcriptional repressor MraZ — translation MNIFLSKFINNNIDKKGRVSVPANYRAVLGKEAFNGIIAYPSIRNNCIEACGISHIEKLRQMIESLDPYSEERDAFETIIFGEAVQLSFDGEGRVILPASLMQHAGIEDQVCFVGKGVIFEIWQPQNFKDYLASAQKLAHEKRLTLRNTN, via the coding sequence ATGAATATATTTTTATCGAAATTTATCAATAATAATATTGATAAAAAGGGTAGGGTATCAGTGCCAGCGAATTACCGGGCGGTATTAGGGAAAGAAGCATTTAATGGAATAATTGCTTATCCATCGATTAGAAATAATTGTATAGAAGCTTGCGGTATCTCCCATATTGAGAAACTAAGACAGATGATTGAGTCGCTTGATCCGTATTCTGAGGAGCGTGATGCTTTTGAGACTATAATATTTGGTGAAGCTGTACAGCTTTCATTTGATGGAGAGGGCAGAGTGATATTGCCTGCATCTTTAATGCAGCATGCGGGTATTGAAGATCAAGTATGTTTTGTAGGTAAAGGAGTGATTTTTGAGATTTGGCAACCGCAGAATTTCAAGGATTATTTAGCTTCTGCTCAAAAGCTTGCCCACGAGAAACGTTTAACTTTAAGGAATACGAATTGA
- the rsmH gene encoding 16S rRNA (cytosine(1402)-N(4))-methyltransferase RsmH: MQQPHIPVMLNEMLKFLAPKAGESYLDCTFGAGGYSKALLENCDCYVTALDRDPNVIKKAEEIKHNYKDRFDFVETNFGNCFAKLESKKFDGIVLDLGVSSMQLDIPDRGFSFLHDGPLDMRMSGQGLSAEEFINTAEEKDLADVIYKYGDETFSRRIAKKIVEVRKAARIDSTGKLADIVRSCIGFRKGKIDPATKTFQAIRIYINNELGELEQFLANVKNILKKDGRLVVVSFHSLEDRIVKNFFKENSEKPVARSKYAKEDIMLNPDKWLKIITNKAEIPSDKEISLNVRARSAKLRAAKKI; this comes from the coding sequence ATGCAGCAACCTCATATCCCTGTAATGTTAAACGAGATGCTGAAGTTTTTAGCACCAAAAGCCGGTGAATCCTACTTAGATTGTACTTTTGGAGCAGGTGGTTATAGTAAAGCGTTATTAGAAAACTGTGATTGTTATGTCACAGCTTTGGATCGTGATCCAAATGTCATTAAGAAAGCAGAAGAGATAAAACATAATTATAAAGATAGATTTGATTTTGTAGAAACAAATTTTGGTAATTGTTTTGCAAAGCTCGAATCAAAAAAATTTGACGGCATAGTGCTTGATTTAGGCGTTTCTTCTATGCAACTTGATATACCAGATCGTGGATTTTCGTTTTTACATGACGGACCTTTAGATATGCGTATGAGCGGGCAGGGGCTTAGTGCTGAAGAGTTTATAAATACCGCAGAAGAAAAAGATCTTGCGGATGTAATTTATAAATATGGCGATGAAACTTTTTCCCGAAGAATTGCTAAGAAAATTGTAGAAGTAAGAAAAGCCGCAAGGATTGATAGTACCGGAAAATTAGCTGATATAGTGCGTAGCTGCATAGGTTTTAGGAAAGGTAAAATTGATCCTGCAACTAAGACTTTTCAAGCCATCAGGATTTATATAAATAACGAACTTGGAGAGCTTGAGCAGTTCTTAGCGAATGTAAAAAATATACTAAAAAAAGATGGTCGTTTAGTTGTTGTTTCGTTTCATTCGTTAGAAGACAGAATAGTTAAGAATTTTTTCAAAGAAAATTCAGAAAAGCCGGTAGCAAGGTCAAAATACGCTAAAGAAGATATTATGTTGAACCCGGATAAATGGCTTAAAATTATTACTAATAAAGCGGAAATACCATCAGATAAAGAGATATCTCTAAATGTAAGGGCAAGATCAGCAAAATTAAGAGCAGCGAAGAAAATATAA
- a CDS encoding cell division protein FtsL, translating into MSIKKFHYLVLLVIIIAVCSLFTIKERVSTIDYQLSSVLKQINSENNNIHILKAEKAYLISPARLKNLATAYLELQTVKPCQMVRDPLSPITASNIRFDQDINIFKSNNNRRHKRITNNKYIQTVSSREKP; encoded by the coding sequence ATGAGTATAAAGAAATTTCATTATTTAGTGTTGCTAGTAATAATTATAGCGGTTTGCAGCTTGTTTACTATTAAAGAACGAGTTTCAACTATTGATTACCAATTAAGTAGTGTTTTAAAACAAATAAATAGTGAAAATAATAATATTCATATTTTGAAAGCAGAAAAAGCTTATCTTATCTCGCCAGCAAGGTTAAAAAATCTTGCAACTGCTTATTTAGAATTACAAACGGTGAAACCTTGTCAAATGGTAAGAGATCCATTATCACCGATTACTGCCTCAAATATTAGATTTGATCAAGATATTAATATTTTTAAAAGCAATAATAATCGGAGACATAAGAGAATTACAAATAATAAATATATACAGACAGTTTCAAGTCGGGAAAAGCCTTAA